The Kiritimatiellia bacterium genomic interval GAAATGGTTTTAAGGTTTGCGTTCAGCGTCAGCGCCAGATCGGCCAGCGCCATCCCCGCGTTTTGTTCAACGGCCAGCAAAATGGCAATGCGCCGATGATTGGCCGCCCCCTTGAAATACCGCTCCAGTTGTCTGGGTGTTTTCATAGCATTCGCCTCCCGTTTGCACGCGCTTTCAACATTCTAACATTCTGCAGAATGTTAGAATGTTGTCAAGAAAAGAACGCGGAAAAGCAAGCATTCTATCGGAACTGGATAAAAACATTCGGCCGGCCCGCTATCGCCATGGCGCAGACGGGACATCCCGTCTTCCCTTGCCCGTAAATTCTTTTCCGCAGACGGCCGAACGGATACGCGGGAAAAAAAAC includes:
- a CDS encoding helix-turn-helix transcriptional regulator; translation: MKTPRQLERYFKGAANHRRIAILLAVEQNAGMALADLALTLNANLKTISQHTRALVQAGLLNKKYRGRQVAHFPSPYGQAFLKFMKTF